The region CGTCGTCGCCGACGTCTCCGAGCAGCTGCGCGCGGGGCGGGGCGAGGACGCGCTGCGGACCTATCGCGGGCCGCTGGGGCGGACGTCGCTGCGCTTCGAGGTCGTCGACCTTCCCGCGCAGGCGGATCGGTTGGCGTGGCTGGCTCAGCACCTGCCGGAGCTGCCGGGCTCGGGCATCGTGTACACGTTGACCAAGCGCGATGCCGACCTGGTCGCGGCGTTCCTGAGCGCGCGCGGGATCGCGGCGGAGTCCTACTCGGGCGAGGTCGACACCGACACGCGGATCGCGCTCGAGGACCGGCTGCTGCGCAACGACCTGAAGGCGGTCGTCGCGACGAGCGCGCTGGGCATGGGCTATGACAAGCCCGACCTCGGCTTCGTTGTTCATTATCAAGCGCCGGGATCCGTGATCGCCTACTACCAGCAGGTCGGGCGTGCGGGACGCGGGATCGACCGCGCCGAGGTGGTGTTGTTGCGGGGCGCCGAGGACCGGCGGATCCAGGACTTCTTCATCGAGCAGGCGTTCCCGCGGCGCGAGGTCGTCGACCGCGTGCTCGGGCATCTTGATGATGTTGGTGGCGACGGCGCCTCGACGCAGGAGCTGATGGCCCAGGTCAACCTCGGCAAGGTCCGCATCGAGGGGTTGTTGAAGGTCTTGGACGTGGAGGGCGCGGTCGACCGGGCCGGGACGAAGTGGATCGCGCGGCCGACGCGCGAGTGGGTCTACGACGCCGAGCGCTACAGCCGGATCACCGACCTGCGGCGGCGCGAACAGGCGGCGATGGCGTCGTTCGGCGCCGACGGGCGCTGCCTGATGCGCGCGCTGCAGGAGGAGCTCGACGATCCGGAGCCCGCCGACTGCGGGCGCTGCTCGGTGTGCGCGGGCGCGCGCTGGGATGGGCCGCTCGACCAGGCGGTCGTGCGCGACGCGGCGGTGCATCTGCGGTCGCGGCCGGTCGTGTTGGACGTCAAGAAGATGGCGCCGGGCGACGACGGGCGCATGAGGAAGATCCCGGAGCCGGTGCGCGCCGAGGAGGGCCGCGCGCTGGCGCGGTTCGGCGACGGCGGGTGGGACAAGCTCGTGCAGGCCGGGCGGGCGAGCGGGCGCTTCGACGACGAGCTGGTCGCCGCGGCGGCCGAGACGATCCGGGGCTGGGGTCCGCCCGGCGTCGCGTGGGTGGCGGCGGTGCCGTCGTCGCGGTCGGGCACGCTGGTGCCGGACTTCGCGGCGCGGCTGGCCGCGGCCCTCGGGTTGCCGTACGTGGAGGCGCTCGCGCGCGTGGACGAGCGGCCGCCGCAGCGCGAGATGGCCAACGCGCCGCAGCAGGTCGCCAACGTCCGGGGCGCGTTCGCGGTCACGCAGGTCGTCGAGGGCGCGTCTGCGCTGCTGGTCGACGACCTGCGGTTCAGCGGCTGGACGCTGGCGATGCTCGGCGGGCAGCTGCGGCAGAAGGGCGCGGGGCCCGTGTACCCGT is a window of Conexibacter woesei Iso977N DNA encoding:
- a CDS encoding RecQ family ATP-dependent DNA helicase, with amino-acid sequence MSTAIDTRAEDHLRALAGDGAQFRENQLDAIRDLVEDRARVLCVQRTGWGKSAVYFVATALLREAGAGPTLIVSPLLALMRNQIDAARRLGLRAHTINSTNREGWAEVASLLEQDAVDLLLISPERLNNPQFRDAMLPVFAERVGLLVVDEAHCISDWGHDFRPDYRRIGDMLEQLPGGVGVLCTTATANDRVVADVSEQLRAGRGEDALRTYRGPLGRTSLRFEVVDLPAQADRLAWLAQHLPELPGSGIVYTLTKRDADLVAAFLSARGIAAESYSGEVDTDTRIALEDRLLRNDLKAVVATSALGMGYDKPDLGFVVHYQAPGSVIAYYQQVGRAGRGIDRAEVVLLRGAEDRRIQDFFIEQAFPRREVVDRVLGHLDDVGGDGASTQELMAQVNLGKVRIEGLLKVLDVEGAVDRAGTKWIARPTREWVYDAERYSRITDLRRREQAAMASFGADGRCLMRALQEELDDPEPADCGRCSVCAGARWDGPLDQAVVRDAAVHLRSRPVVLDVKKMAPGDDGRMRKIPEPVRAEEGRALARFGDGGWDKLVQAGRASGRFDDELVAAAAETIRGWGPPGVAWVAAVPSSRSGTLVPDFAARLAAALGLPYVEALARVDERPPQREMANAPQQVANVRGAFAVTQVVEGASALLVDDLRFSGWTLAMLGGQLRQKGAGPVYPFALATAF